The genomic interval GACTTTGATGATGACAACTCTGCCGTGACAGGGGCCGACAGCACCTCCACTTCCGTAGAGCTGACGCCGTTCTTCTCCGGCATTTCCCTGGATGTTACGCCGCAGATTTCCGAATCCGGCAGTATTACCCTGCACGTTCACCCATCGGTGACCGAAGTGGACGACCAGAACAAAGTCATCACCATCGGTGAGCGCGATGTCACCTTGCCGCTGGCGATCAGCACCGTGCGCGAAACCGACAGTGTGATCCGCGCCGAGAGCGGCCAGATTGTGGTCATCGGCGGCCTGATCCAGAACAGCAGTGAAGACACTAACTCGGCGGTGCCGTTCTTCAGCGACATCCCGGTAGTGGGTGAGCTGTTCAAGCAGCGCCGGTTCAAGTCCCAGAAAAGCGAACTGGTTATTCTGTTGCGCCCGGTTGTTTCAGAACCTGCTCGAGTTACCGCGGACATTGCGGCCAGCCGTGAGCGCATGAACGTGCTCCGCGAGCTGCTGCAATCGTCGAAATCTGTTACCCCGGAACCGGAGAAAGCCCGTCGCTAGCATGTACGAAGCCCATTTCGGACTGCAGGAAGCACCGTTCGCATTGACGCCCAACACCCGCTATTTTCTGCGGGCGCCCAGCCATAGTGATGCGCTGGAGTTGCTGTTGGTAGCGTTGAGCGAGCGCGAGGGCTTTATCAAGATCACCGGCGAAGTCGGCACCGGCAAGACCCTGTTATGCCGGTTGCTGCTGAATGAGCTGGAACAGAAAGCTCATACCGCTTACATCCCGAATCCGCATCTGGACCCCGACACCCTGTATGAGGCCGTGGCTGAGGAGTTGGGAGTGGATGTTTCGGCGTGTGCCAACACTCATCAGATTCTGAAGGCACTGAATGAAAAGCTGATTGATCTGGCGATGGGGCAGAAACAGGTGGTGCTGGTCATAGACGAAGCCCAGGCTATGCCGGAGGCGACGATTGAAGCCCTTCGGCTGCTGACAAACCTTGAGACTGAAAGCGTGCGGCTGCTGCAAATCGTTCTGTTTGGCCAACCGGAGCTGGATGCCCTGTTGCAGAAAGACAGCCTGCGCCAGTTACGCCAGCGCATTACCTTCCACTACCGGCTAGCTCCGCTCGATCGGCGGTCGGTGGCTCATTACCTGCGCCATCGCGTGTCCCAGGCTGGCTATAACGGTGGCGACCTGTTTTCGGCTGCC from Marinobacter sp. LA51 carries:
- a CDS encoding ExeA family protein — translated: MYEAHFGLQEAPFALTPNTRYFLRAPSHSDALELLLVALSEREGFIKITGEVGTGKTLLCRLLLNELEQKAHTAYIPNPHLDPDTLYEAVAEELGVDVSACANTHQILKALNEKLIDLAMGQKQVVLVIDEAQAMPEATIEALRLLTNLETESVRLLQIVLFGQPELDALLQKDSLRQLRQRITFHYRLAPLDRRSVAHYLRHRVSQAGYNGGDLFSAAALRLISRSSGGIPRLVNILAHKAMLSAWGVGDRHVNRRHVARAIRDTESVRYPGLLARWL